The genomic stretch CAGCAGGGCGCCGGTGATTTCGAAGGCGAAGACGTACTTGGTGAAGATGAGGGAGGCGAGGCCCTCCACATTGCCGTTCGCGTTCGCCTGGCCGGTGCCGTTGAACTCCTTCAGGGAGGCGTTGCCGATGCCCGTGAAGAGCAGGACGCCGAAGCCGACTCCACACAGAACGGCCAGCCAGCGCTGGCCCTTGATGGTCTCCTTCAAGGAGTCCGCGGCCGTGACACCGACGAGCATCACCACGAACAGGAACAGCATCATGATCGCGCCGGTGTAGACGACGATCTGCACGATGCCCAGGAAGTAGGCGCCGTTGGCGAGGTAGAACACCGCCAGGACGATCATGGTGCCGGCGAGGCAGAGCGCGCTGTGCACGGCCTTCTTCATGAAGACGGTGCACAGGGCGCCGATCACCGCGACGGTGCCGAGCACCCAGAACTGGAAGGCCTCACCGGTGGAGGTCGCGTAGGCGGCGAGCTGCGGGCTCATGCGTCCACCTCCTGGTCCTCGGGCGTCTCTCCCTTGGAGACGGCGACCTGGCGGACCGTGCCGGGCGCGGCCTGTGTCACCAGGCCCCGGTAGTAGTCCTGTTCGTCGGTCCCCGGGAAAATCGCGTGGGGTGTGTCGACCATGCCCTCTTCGAGGCCGGCGAGGAGCTGTTCCTTGGTGTAGATGAGGTTGGCGCGGCTGGAGTCGGCCAGCTCGAACTCGTTGGTCATCGTCAACGCGCGCGTGGGGCACGCCTCGATGCACAGGCCGCACAGGATGCAGCGGGCGTAGTTGATCTGGTAGACGCGGCCGTAGCGCTCGCCCGGCGAGTAGCGTTCCTCGTCGGTGTTGTCGGCGCCTTCCACGTAGATGGCGTCGGCGGGGCAGGCCCAGGCGCACAGCTCGCAGCCGACGCACTTCTCCAGGCCGTCCGGATGGCGGTTGAGCTGGTGCCGTCCGTGGAACCGCGGAGCCGTGGTCTTCTTCTGCTCCGGGTACTGCTCGGTCAGCCGCTTCTTGAACATGGCCTTGAAGGTCACGCCGAAGCCGGCCACGGGGTTCTGGAAACCGGGTTTGGTCTCCTTGGGCTCCTCAGCCATCAGACGCCTCCTTTCCATCCGAAGATCCGTCACTGACAGTGTCCGACCCACCACTGACAATCAGCTCCCGCTCGCGGCGCGGGCGGCGCCTCGGCACCGGCGGCAGCTCCTGTCCGGGCAGCGGCGGTACCGGGAACCCGCCGGCCATCGGGTCGAATCCGGCCTGCTCGGCGTCGGGGCGCTCGGCCGTCCTGGCCTTCTCGCGGAACATGTCGGCGACGAAGGAGATCAGCAGCAGGGCGAGGACTCCGCCGCCGACGTAGAGGGCGATGTCAGCGAAGTCGTAATGCTCGTTGCGCAGGGCCCGTACGGTCGCCACCAGCATCAGCCACGTCACCGAGACCGGGATGAGGACCTTCCAGCCGAGCTTCATGAGCTGGTCGTAGCGGACCCGCGGGAGCGTGCCGCGCAGCCAGATGAAGAAGAACAGCAGCAACTGGACCTTGATCACGAACCAGAGCAGCGGCCACCAGCCGTGGTTCGCGCCCGCCCAGAAGGAGCTGATCGGCCAGGGGGCGCGCCAGCCGCCGAGGAACAGGGTGGTCGACACAGCTGAGACCGTCACCATGTTCACGTACTCGGCGAGCATGAACATCGCGAACTTGATGGACGAGTACTCGGTGTTGAAGCCGCCGACCAGGTCGCCCTCGGACTCCGGCATGTCGAAGGGGGCCCGGTTGGTCTCGCCGACCATCGTGACGATGTAGAGGATGAAGGAGACCGGCAGCAGCAGGATGTACCAGCGGTCGTGCTGCTGCTCCACGATCGTGGACGTCGACATCGACCCCGAGTACAGGAACACGGAGGCGAACGCGGCACCCATGGCGATCTCGTAGGAGATCATCTGCGCGCAGGAGCGCAGGCCGCCGAGGAGCGGGTACGTGGATCCAGAACTCCAACCCGCGAGGACGATGCCGTAGATGCCGACGGAGGCGACCGCGAGGACGTAGAGCATCGCGATCGGCAGGTCGGTGAGCTGCATCGTGGTGCGGTGGCCGAAGATCGAGATCTCGTTGCCGGCCGGGCCGAACGGGATCACCGCGATCGCCATGAAGGCCGGGATGGCCGCGACGATCGGCGCGAGGACGTAGACGACCTTGTCCGCGCGCTTGACGATGACGTCTTCCTTGAGCATCAGCTTCACGCCGTCGGCGAGCGACTGGAGCATGCCCCAGGGGCCGTGCCGGTTGGGGCCGATGCGCAGCTGCATCCAGGCGACGACCTTGCGCTCCCACACGATGGAGAACAGCACGGTCACCATCAGGAAGGCGAAGCAGAACACGGCCTTGATGACGACCAGCCACCAGGGGTCGCGGCCGAACATCGAGAGGTCTTCAGCTGCGAGGTACGGGCTCATGCCTCCACCTCCTCGGGGGCCTGTTCGGCGGGTGCCGCCGAGCCGATGCGGACGAGTGAGCCGGGCCGTGCCCCGGTGTCGGAGGCGACGCCCGCGCCGATGGAGTTCAGCGGGAGCCAGACCACCCGGTCCGGCATCTCGGTGATCCGCAGCGGGAGTTCGACGGTGCCGGTGGGGCCGGTGACGGCGAGGGCGTCGCCGTCCTTCACGCCCGCCTCGGCGGCCGTCGCCGCCGACACGCGCGCGTGGGCGGCGTGCCGGGTACCGGCGAGCGCCTCGTCACCCTCCTGGAGGACGCCCTGGTCCAAGAGCAGCCGGTGCCCGGCGAGTACGGCCTCGCCGACGGCCGGGCGGGGCAGCACGCCGGCGTACTCCTGGGGTCCGGTGGCGCGCGGGCCGGCCCAGGAGCCGAGCCGGTCGATCTCCGCGCGCGTGGTGCGCAGATCCGGCAGGCCCAGATGGACGTCCATGGTGTCGGCCAGCATCTGCAGCACGCGCGCGTCCGTCGGTGCCAGGCGGCGGGTCATCTGGTCGGGCTTGAGCGCGGCGTCGAAGAACCGCAGCCGGCCTTCCCAGTTGAGGAAGGTGCCCGCCTTCTCGGCGACCGCGGCGACCGGGAGGACGACGTCGGCATGCTCGGTGACCTCGCTGGGCCGCAGCTCCAGCGACACCAGGAAGCCGACGCCGTCGAGTGCTTCACGCGCGCGTGCCGGGTCGGGCAGGTCGGCGACCTCGACGCCGGCGACGACGAGTGCCGACAGTTCGCCGGTGGCGGCGGCCTCGACGATGTGGTGGGTGTCGCGGCCGTAGCGCAGCGGGAGTTCGGCGAGCCCCCAGGCGGCGGCGACCTCCTCCCGTGCGCGTGGGTCGGTCGCCGGGCGGCCGCCCGGCAGCAGCGACGGCACCGCGCCCGCCTNNNNNNNNNNNNNNNNNNNNNNNNNNNNNNNNNNNNNNNNNNNNNNNNNNNNNNNNNNNNNNNNNNNNNNNNNNNNNNNNNNNNNNNNNNNNNNNNNNNNNNNNNNNNNNNNNNNNNNNNNNNNNNNNNNNNNNNNNNNNNNNNNNNNNNNNNNNNNNNNNNNNNNNNNNNNNNNNNNNNNNNNNNNNNNNNNNNNNNNNNNNNNNNNNNNNNNNNNNNNNNNNNNNNNNNNNNNNNNNNNNNNNNNNNNNNNNNNNNNNNNNNNNNNNNNNNNNNNNNNNNNNNNNNNNNNNNNNNNNNNNNNNNNNNNNNNNNNNNNNNNNNNNNNNNNNNNNNNNNNNNNNNNNNNNNNNNNNNNNNNNNNNNNNNNNNNNNNNNNNNNNNNNNNNNNNNNNNNNNNNNNNNNNNNNNNNNNNNNNNNNNNNNNNNNNNNNNNNNNNNNNNNNNNNNNNNNNNNNNNNNNNNNNNNNNNNNNNNNNNNNNNNNNNNNNNNNNNNNNNNNNNNNNNNNNNNNNNNNNNNNNNNNNNNNNNNNNNNNNNNNNNNNNNNNNNNNNNNNNNNNNNNNNNNNNNNNNNNNNNNNNNNNNNNNNNNNNNNNNNNNNNNNNNAGGCGCTCGCCGACGACGATGACCGCGCCCTCGGTGCGCAGAGCCTCGGCGGCCCGGCTGCCGGGCTCCTCCAGGCCGACGCCGCTCCCGAGGGCGTCCAGCCATTCGGTCTCGGTGCCCGGAGCGGCCGGCAGCAGGGTGCCGCCCGCCTTCTTAAGGCCCCGGGTCGCGTGCGTGGCCAGCGCGAACACCTGCTGCTTGTGCTTGCGCCAGGCCTTGCGCAGCCTGAGGAAGACGCCGGGTGCCTCCTCCTCCGACTCGAAGCCGACCAGCAGGACGGCGGGCGCCTTCTCCAGGGAGGTGTACGTGACGCCCGTACCGTCGAGGTCACGGCCGCGGCCGGCCACCTGGGACGCCAGGAAGTCGGCTTCCTCGCCGCTGTGCACGCGCGCGCGGAAGTCGATGTCGTTCGTGTCGAGCGCCACGCGCGCGAACTTGCTGTACGCGTAGGCGTCCTCGACGGTCAGCCGGCCGCCGATCAGGACACCGGCCCGGGAGCGTGCCGCGCTCAGTCCGCGCGCGGCCGCCTCCAGCGCCTCCGGCCAGGAGGCGGGCACCAGGACACCGTCGGCGTTGCGGACGAGCGGGGTGTCGAGGCGGTCCTTGAGCTGCGCGTACCGGAACGCGAAGCGTCCCTTGTCGCAGATCCACTCCTCGTTGACCTCGGGGTCGTTGGCGGCCAGCCGCCGCATGACCTTGCCGCGCCGGTGGTCGGTGCGGGTGGCGCAGCCGCCTGAGCAGTGCTCGCAGACCGACGGCGAGGAGACCAGGTCGAAGGGGCGGGAGCGGAAGCGGTAGGCCGCCGAGGTCAGCGCGCCGACCGGGCAGATCTGGATGGTGTTGCCGGAGAAGTACGACTCGAACGGGTCGCCCTCGCCGGTGCCGACCTGCTGGAGCGCGCCGCGTTCGAGCAGCTCGATCATCGGGTCACCCGCGATCTGGTTGGAGAACCGGGTGCAGCGGGCGCACAGCACGCACCGCTCCCGATCCAGCAGCACCTGGGTGGAGATCGGTACGGGCTTTTCGTAGGTGCGCTTCTTGCCGTCGAAGCGGGAGTCGGCGTTGCCGTGCGACATGGCCTGGTTCTGCAGCGGGCACTCACCGCCCTTGTCGCAGACCGGGCAGTCCAGCGGGTGGTT from Streptomyces roseochromogenus subsp. oscitans DS 12.976 encodes the following:
- a CDS encoding molybdopterin-dependent oxidoreductase codes for the protein AGAVPSLLPGGRPATDPRAREEVAAAWGLAELPLRYGRDTHHIVEAAATGELSALVVAGVEVADLPDPARAREALDGVGFLVSLELRPSEVTEHADVVLPVAAVAEKAGTFLNWEGRLRFFDAALKPDQMTRRLAPTDARVLQMLADTMDVHLGLPDLRTTRAEIDRLGSWAGPRATGPQEYAGVLPRPAVGEAVLAGHRLLLDQGVLQEGDEALAGTRHAAHARVSAATAAEAGVKDGDALAVTGPTGTVELPLRITEMPDRVVWLPLNSIGAGVASDTGARPGSLVRIGSAAPAEQAPEEVEA
- the nuoH gene encoding NADH-quinone oxidoreductase subunit NuoH yields the protein MSPYLAAEDLSMFGRDPWWLVVIKAVFCFAFLMVTVLFSIVWERKVVAWMQLRIGPNRHGPWGMLQSLADGVKLMLKEDVIVKRADKVVYVLAPIVAAIPAFMAIAVIPFGPAGNEISIFGHRTTMQLTDLPIAMLYVLAVASVGIYGIVLAGWSSGSTYPLLGGLRSCAQMISYEIAMGAAFASVFLYSGSMSTSTIVEQQHDRWYILLLPVSFILYIVTMVGETNRAPFDMPESEGDLVGGFNTEYSSIKFAMFMLAEYVNMVTVSAVSTTLFLGGWRAPWPISSFWAGANHGWWPLLWFVIKVQLLLFFFIWLRGTLPRVRYDQLMKLGWKVLIPVSVTWLMLVATVRALRNEHYDFADIALYVGGGVLALLLISFVADMFREKARTAERPDAEQAGFDPMAGGFPVPPLPGQELPPVPRRRPRRERELIVSGGSDTVSDGSSDGKEASDG
- a CDS encoding NADH-quinone oxidoreductase subunit J, with translation MSPQLAAYATSTGEAFQFWVLGTVAVIGALCTVFMKKAVHSALCLAGTMIVLAVFYLANGAYFLGIVQIVVYTGAIMMLFLFVVMLVGVTAADSLKETIKGQRWLAVLCGVGFGVLLFTGIGNASLKEFNGTGQANANGNVEGLASLIFTKYVFAFEITGALLITAAVGAMVLTHRERTERAKTQRELAEQRVREGTHVPPLPAPGVYARHNAVDIAGLLPDGTPSELTVNKTLRERGQIRDVSAEALGDLRALEQRAEERLERTEIEPATFKRPEEASK
- the nuoI gene encoding NADH-quinone oxidoreductase subunit NuoI, with the translated sequence MAEEPKETKPGFQNPVAGFGVTFKAMFKKRLTEQYPEQKKTTAPRFHGRHQLNRHPDGLEKCVGCELCAWACPADAIYVEGADNTDEERYSPGERYGRVYQINYARCILCGLCIEACPTRALTMTNEFELADSSRANLIYTKEQLLAGLEEGMVDTPHAIFPGTDEQDYYRGLVTQAAPGTVRQVAVSKGETPEDQEVDA
- a CDS encoding NADH-quinone oxidoreductase subunit G — protein: MTVTTSSPTGGGTAAVPPEDLVTLTIDGIEISVPKGTLVIRAAEQLGIEIPRFCDHPLLDPVGACRQCIVEVEGQRKPMASCTITCTDGMVVKTQLTSPVAEKAQHGVMELLLINHPLDCPVCDKGGECPLQNQAMSHGNADSRFDGKKRTYEKPVPISTQVLLDRERCVLCARCTRFSNQIAGDPMIELLERGALQQVGTGEGDPFESYFSGNTIQICPVGALTSAAYRFRSRPFDLVSSPSVCEHCSGGCATRTDHRRGKVMRRLAANDPEVNEEWICDKGRFAFRYAQLKDRLDTPLVRNADGVLVPASWPEALEAAARGLSAARSRAGVLIGGRLTVEDAYAYSKFARVALDTNDIDFRARVHSGEEADFLASQVAGRGRDLDGTGVTYTSLEKAPAVLLVGFESEEEAPGVFLRLRKAWRKHKQQVFALATHATRGLKKAGGTLLPAAPGTETEWLDALGSGVGLEEPGSRAAEALRTEGAVIVVGERL